TCGCTTCCAGCTATCATGTAGCAATCTCTGCTTGGCTCCTCGTCAAGACAATAATCATCGTTGTCATAACGCCGATGATACTCGGTGTCCTCACGAGGGCCTACCTCATGGGCAAGCTCGGTCCGGAGGGCTTCCTAAGGATTAAGCCCGCTTTTCCGGCAATCTCTCTCCTCGGCATGTACACCATCGTCTTCCTTATCTTCATGGAGAAGGCGAAGCTTATAGCGGCAAAGCCCGAGATAGTGGGGATAGCGTTAATACCGCTGGCCCTCTACTACACCACAGCACTGCTCTTTATGACCATCGTGGACAAGGCCATAGGAATACCCTACAGGGACCACATGGCAATAACCTTCACCTCAGTCGGAAAAAACGAGGGAACTGCAATGGCAATAGCTTTAGCAGCTGGAACCGGTCTGATGGCAATCGGTCCGGCAGTTACCCCAATTGTCCAGATACCCTTCTTGGTCGGCTACGTCAAGGTGTGGAAGACAATAGCTGGACTGTGGAAGTGCGATATCAAGGATGAGGAGGCTGTTCCTGGGACGGCTTGATTTCTTTCTATTTTCCTACATCCCTGTGGTTTCTCCACTGGGTCAATGGCGGGGTATCTCCCAAAGGTGGTGAAAATGAAGGTGCTTTTGATTCTTCCCCCAACGGATAGTGCAATAAAGCGGGTTGTTGGCACCACAGGGCCCCCTTTGGGACTGGCTTACCTCGCCTCAATGATACGCGAGGAGCATGACGTCAAGATAA
The Thermococcus sp. DNA segment above includes these coding regions:
- a CDS encoding arsenic resistance protein; its protein translation is MNWLRLKNHLDKYLPVYVTLAMLAGFYVGTHANLKPYHETLKTLNMLVVISMIYPMMINLRLGELKNSAKLGKQLAIALTMGLVISPLIMYGAIWLTGLFHPIDHMLALGLLLAVVVPCSSMSIAYTGFTKGNIELATIVVALSFTLAIVTVPAWLKVFASSYHVAISAWLLVKTIIIVVITPMILGVLTRAYLMGKLGPEGFLRIKPAFPAISLLGMYTIVFLIFMEKAKLIAAKPEIVGIALIPLALYYTTALLFMTIVDKAIGIPYRDHMAITFTSVGKNEGTAMAIALAAGTGLMAIGPAVTPIVQIPFLVGYVKVWKTIAGLWKCDIKDEEAVPGTA